The Streptomyces sp. RKND-216 genomic sequence AAGCAGATGCGGGACGTGCTGCTGGACCGCATGGGCGTGCATCCGGGCTTCGTCATCCCGCTTCTGGTGGCACTCACGGTGCTTGCGTTCTCCGCGGCGTACTACACGCTGGCCAAGGAGCCCGGGCAGTTCCACGGACTGCGCACCCGGCTGGACGCGCTGTACTTCACGGTCGTCACCCTGGCGACGGTCGGCTACGGCGACATCCACCCGCGGGGACAGACGTCCCGCCTACTGGCGGTCATCCAGATCACGTACAACCTGGTCTTCCTCACCGCGGCCGCCACCACGCTGTCCCACCGCTTCCGGCGGCACGTCGGCCGCCACTGGGGCGGCCGGGGCGGCGGCGCGGTGCGGCCCGCCGACCGTGAGGGCCCCGATGGCCGGCCGGACACGGGCGGGCCCCATGACGCCGGACCGGACGGCGAGGATGACGGCGGGCCGCCGCTGCGTCCCTAGTGAGTACTGCGAGGCGACCCGGCTCGCAAGAATCCGAGGAACTGCGCGGTGCCATCCGCGACGTCCTCCGCCGTCCACTCCAGCGCCGACGCCGACACCGTGACCTCCGTGTGCGAGAGGCCGGGCAGCAGACTTTCCTGCCAGATGCCGAACACCAGCGTCTTGGTCTCCTCCGCCTGCCGCAGCCCGGCTTCGTTCAGCACGTCCGCCGGGTACGGCAGCCACACCTGGAACTGGTGCGTGCACGGCGTCTGCGGATGCACGCGGAAGAACG encodes the following:
- a CDS encoding potassium channel family protein, with protein sequence MTALMVTGYFLLPLDAFGSERPVIGWSVFVLLLTLIAVLLLKQMRDVLLDRMGVHPGFVIPLLVALTVLAFSAAYYTLAKEPGQFHGLRTRLDALYFTVVTLATVGYGDIHPRGQTSRLLAVIQITYNLVFLTAAATTLSHRFRRHVGRHWGGRGGGAVRPADREGPDGRPDTGGPHDAGPDGEDDGGPPLRP